One Baekduia alba genomic window, GCGGCGGGCTGCTGCGCGGTGCGAACCGTGACCGGCAGCCCGTCGCGCGGGCCGATCGTCGGCATCTGGCGGACGGTCAGCGCATAGCCCGGCTGGACCTCGAGTCGGAAGCGGCTGAGGATCTTCGAGGCGATCACGTGGATCTCCGCCTGGCCGAAGCGCATCCCGATGCACGTGCGCGAGCCGCCGCCGAAGGGGACGTAGGCGCCCTTGGGGATCTTGTCGCGGTTGGTCGGCGTGAACCGGTTCGGGTCGAACGTGAAGGGGTCCTCCCAGACGTCCGGCAGGTGGTGGGAGACCCAGGAGCTGTACTCCACGGGCACGCGCGCGGGGATCTTGACGCCGGCGACCGTGGCCTCTTCGATGGAGCGGCGCGGGCCGATCCAGGCCGGCGGGTAGAGGCGCAGGGTCTCCTCGAGGGCGGCGTCGAGGTCGAAGTCGGGCTGATCGGCCAGGGATGGGTGCCGCGACAGCTCGTAGAAGAGGAACGCCACCGTCGACGTGGTGGTGTCGTGGCCGGCGAAGAGGAGCGTCATGACCTCGTCGCGGATGTTGCGGTCGGTCAGCAGGAGCTTGCCGTCGTCGTCCTGGGTCGTCGCGAGCAGGAGGCCGAGGAGGTCGTCGCCGAGGTCGCCGGCGGCCCGCCGGCGGTTGATCTCGGCGTAGATCACGGAGTCCAGGCGCTTGGCCGCCGTGCGCATGCGACGCCAGGGGGAGCCGGGGCCGCGCAGGACCTGGAAGATGTAGTCCTTGGACCAGAACGCGAGGGCGTTCTCGAACTCGTCGGCGGGGTTGATGCCGTGACGGTGCTTCGCGGCGTCCGGGTCCAGGCCGAAGAGCGCGCGCATGGCGATTCGGAGCGCGAGCTCGCGGGTCCAGTGGTACAGGTCGAGCTCCTGGCCGTCGTGCCACTGGTCGAGGGCCTTGTCCACCTCCTCGTTCATGAGGATGATGGACTGGTGGATGCGCTCCTTGTGGAACATCGGGAGCATCGCCTTGCGGGAGAGGCGGTGGAACGCGCCGTCGATCGCGAGCATGCCGTCGCCGAGCAGGGGCATCAGGTCGCCGTAGTGCCCGGTCCGCCACTCGTAGTTCGCGGCGTTGGAGACCAGCAGGTGGTGATTGGCCTCCGGGCCGAGGACGAACACGATGTTCTGATGGAAGACCCGCTGGGTGAAGACCGGCCCGTACTTGTCATAGGCCTTGAGCAGGAGCGTGAGCGGATCCCGCGTGAACTGCGTGGTCCGCACCATCGAGAACCGCGTATCCCCGGGCGGAAACGGCGTGCTGATCCCCCGCTCGATCTTGTAGTCCCCGACCATCCGCTTGATCGGATTCGTGCTCGTCGGCGCAGGCGGCGCCTCAACCCTTGTGCCGGCCATGAAGAGGAACCGTACTGGTTGTTTGGCCGACCAGCCAGGATTTGGGTGAGGCCGGTCGATCGTTGCCCGCCGCGATCAGCGCCCCTGCCACTCATTGGCGTGCGATCCGACGCCGGAGGCGCTTTCCGCCAGCCGACCACGAGGCCGCAACCGTCGCTGCGGTGATGCCATAATGGTCGTCCCGATTGACTCGGGGGCGTAGCTCAGTTGGTTAGAGCGCCGGCCTGTCACGCCGGAGGTCGCGGGTTCGAGTCCCGTCGCTCCCGCTTTTCCACGCAAATCGGCGACTTTGCGGCGAGGTCGCGGGATAGCGTTTCTCGTGGTTGAATCTGCGGGCGCGTCGGGCCGGGCGAGAGATGATCACCGAGCGGCCCGGCTCGCGGGCCGCCGGGATAGCGATGGCGTTCGAACTCATCGAGTCGGCACGGCACCGTTGCACTCGAGGTCGACGACGCGCGTCTGCCGCGCGTCGGTGACGCTGGCGCAGCAGCCGCGATGAGGATCGGACTCCGAGGTGGTCGTGAAGCCCGGCGCGCGACGGTCTCGACGCGGGCGACGGTCTGACCGCTGACAGCCACTACACGCTGCGCTGATATCGATCAACCGGGTGAGCGAGGGACGGCCTCCGTAATCCGACCGCGCACGATCGAGAAGCGATGCAAAGACCGCTGGTCAGATGTCGTATTGATCAAGCAACGCGCATCGGTTGGACTGCTCTGCGTGTTCTCTCCGGTGGCAGGGTCGGGCACGTCGTCGGCCGCGATGCGGCGCCACGACGTCCATACGATGGTGCGGGCGGCGGCGTGCGCGCTGATGGCGCTCCTCGCGTTGGCGGTCGCGCTGGCGCTGCTCGCGGCGTCGGCCCGCGCCGACGCGCCCCCGGTATGCACGGTCACGTGGGACGGGGGCGGCAGCGACAGCCAGTGGACCACGGCCCAGAACTGGTCGGGCGAAGCCCTCCCGACGGCCGACGACGTCGTCTGCCTGCCTACCGGCGCCATCGTCACGATCGGCGGCGACGCGTCCGCCGGCTCCATCCAGGGTGACGGCGCGTCGCTTACCATCGCCAATGGCACCCTGACCGTCGCCGACGTCGAGCACGCGTCCGCGGTCGCTACGCTCGCCATCAGCGGCGGCGTCGTCTCTGGCGCCGGCGACCTCCACGCCACGACGACCTTCAGCTGGACCGGCGGCGCGCTCAGCGGAACCGGAACGACGACCGTCGACGACGGCGCCACCGGTACGATCAACCCCGGTGGCGGATCCTCGACCCTGAGCCTCAGCGGTCGCACGCTCACCAACCGCGGCAGCGTCACCTTCGCGGAAGGCGGCCTCAGCGCGACCTCAGGCGCCATCATCCGCAATGCCGGGACTCTGACGCTCGACACCGAGGCCGACACGTTCGGCGCAGCCGTCCGCGACGGCGGCGGCAGCCCCAAGCCGCAGCTGACCAACGCCGCCGGCGCCACGCTGCGCAAGACGGCGGGCGCCGGGACGACGCGGCTCACGATCGCCGTCGACAACGAGGGGGCGATCGACGCTCAGAGCGGCCGCCTCGACTTCGCTGGCGGAGGCGGCCCGAGCACGACCGGCACCTGGGAGGCCTCCGGCATCGGCACCGCGATCGTCTTCTCCGGCGGCGACCACATGCTCGGCGCCGGCACCCAGCTCGGCGGCGCGATCCTCCTGACCAGCGGGTCGGTGACCGCGCCGGACGCCCAGATCGACGGCGATCTGACGATCACGGGCGGCACGCTGAGCCTCACTGGTTCCAGGACCTCAACGACCAACGCCTACACCCAGTCTGGTGGCACGCTCACGGGTGACGGTGAGCTGGACGTCGCCGGCGCCGTCGCGATCACCGGCGGGGTCATGTCCGGGGCCGGTTCCACGATCCTGCAGCCGACGTCGACCGGCGCGATCGACACGGGCGACACCTTCAACGCGCTTGCGCTGGATCAGCGCACCTTCTCGGTCCGCGGCGCGCTGACGCTCGCCTCGGGTCTGATCCGCGCGTTCAACGGCGCGACAGTGCGCACCAGCGGCACGCTCACGCTCAACTCGCAGAACGACTTCTGGGGCGTGCAGCTCTACGACGGCGGCGGCAGTCCGCGTCCGCAGCTGATCAACACCGGCACGATCGTCAAGTCCGCGGGCACGGGCGTCAGCACGATCGGCTTGGCGACCGACAGCTCCGGCACGATCCAGGCGCGCAGCGGATCGATCCGCTTTTTGCAGTCCGACGTCGCCACGACGTTCGAGGACGGCGCGGTCCTCAAGGGCTCGATCCTGCTCAGCGGCGCGAACGTGACCGCGGGCGACGTCGACGCGACCGCTGCCCAGCTCGCGCTGTCCAACGGCTCGCTCGCCGTCGACGCGGGCAAGACGCTCACCGCCGGCACGCTGAGCCAGTCCGGGGGAACGCTCACCGGCGCGGGCGACGCGCGCGTGGCCGAAACGCTTGCTTGGACCGGCGGCCAGATGACCGGGTCGGGCACCACGACGGTCACGGCCGGGGCCGATGCGACGATCACGCCCGGCGAGAGCTCTTCGTCGGTCGCGCTCGACCAGCGCGCGCTGGACAACCACGGCACGCTGACGCTCGTCAACGGCACGCTGCGCGGAGTCAACGGCGCGGCGCTCCGCAACCACGCGACGCTGAAGCTCAACTCCCAGACCGACTGGTTCGGCGCGCAACTGCACGACGGCGGCGGCAGCCCACACCCGCAGCTGATCAACACTGGGACGGTCGTCAAGGACGCCGGGACGGGCACGACCGGCATCGGCTGGGAGGTCGACAACCGCGGCACGATCGACGCGGACGCCGGGCGCCTCGCGTTCCCTAGCTCGGCCGCCGCCGTCACGCTTCAAGACGGCAGCGCGATCGCCGGCGCGCTCACCTTCAACGGCGCCTCGATCACCGCCGTCGGCGCGGTCCACGGCCACGAGGCGTCCGTCCGGCTCGAGAACGGGGCGATCGCCGCGGCCGCCGGCGCGGTCCTGGCACTCGGGTCGCTGACCCAGCCCGGCGGCACGCTCACGGGCGCCGGCCAGGTCCAGGTCGACGACGCACTGACCTGGACGGGCGGTCAGATGACCGGCACCGGCTCGACGATCCTCCAGCCGGACGGCAACGGCACGATCGACGCGGGCCCGAGCTCGAACTCGGTCGCGCTCGACGCGCGCACGCTGTCCAACCGCGGCGGGCTGACCTTCGCCAGCGGCACCCTGCGCGCGCTCAACGCGGCGACCCTGCGCAACAGCGGCACGCTGACGCTGAACTCCGAGAACGACTGGTTCGGCTCCCAGGTCTATGACTCTGGCGGCGACGATTCGAGCCTGATCAACACAGCCACCGGCACGCTGCGCAAGACCGGCGGCTCCGGGTCCACCCGCGTCAACATTCCCTTCGACAACGAGGGCGCGGTCGACGCCCAGAGCGGCCGCCTGGACTTCGGCGGGGGTGGCGGGCCCAGCACGGCGGGCACGTGGTCGGCCACCGGCGCCGGCACCTCGGTCCAGTTCAGCGGCGGAGCCTTCACGCTCGGTGCCGACGCACAGGGTGCGGGTGCGCTGCGGGTCACCGACGGCAGCGTCACGGCGCCCGACCTCCAGCTCGAGGGCGGGCTCACGGTCACCGGCGGCACGCTCGCGCTGACCGACGACGGGACCACGTCGCACGCTCGCGCGCTCACGCAGTCCGGCGGCACGATCGACGGCGCGGGCACGCTCGCCCTCTCGACGACCCTGTCGTGGACGGGCGGTCAGATGACCGGGGCGGGGGAGACCGCGCTCGGGTCCGCCGGGATCGGGACGATCGCGGCCGGCGGCGGTTCGGCGTGGGTCGCCCTGGAGCAGCGCACGCTGCGCAACGCCGGTGACCTGACGTTCACAAGCGGCACGCTCCGCGCGCTCAACGGCGCGACGGTGCGCAACGAGGGCGCGCTGAACTTCAACTCGGAGAACGACTGGTTCGGCCAGCAGCTCTATGACGCCGGTGGAGTGGCGCGCCCACGGCTGGTGAACGCCGCGTCCGGGACGGTCCGCAAGACCGCGGGCGGTGGGACGACGTCGTTCGGCGTCGCCACCGAGAGCGACGGCACGATCGACGCGCAGACCGGCCAGTTCCGCTTCAACCAGTCCAACGCGCCGGTCTCGTTCGACGACGGGAGCACGCTGGCGGGGACGATCACGATCGCCAACGCGCCGGTCACCGTCGGCGACGTCCACGGCGAGCAGGCCGACGTCCGCCTCGACGACGGCACGCTGTCGGCGCGGTCCGGCGCGCACGCGGTCCTCGGCACGCTGCGCCAGAACGGCGGCGCGATCACCGGCGCGGGCGACGTCGCCGTGAGCGGTCTCGCACAGCTCGACGGTGGTCAGCAGACCGGGACCGGCACCACGACGATCGGCCCGGACGCGACCGGCACGATCGCGCCCGGAACCGGTTCCGCGTGGATCGCGATCGATCAGCGGACGCTGTCGATCGAGGGGGCGATCGAGCACGTCAACGGCACGATCCGCATGCTCAACGGCGGCGGCGTCGACGTCGCGGGGACGCTGACCGAGAACTCGCAGGCCGACTGGTTCGGCCCGTCGGTCTACGACAGCGGCGGCGCGCTGTCGCACGTGCTCGTCAAGCCCGGCGGGCTCCTGCAGAAGTCGGCGGGGACCGGCACGTCGGGCATCGGCGTGCCGACCCAGAACGAAGGGAAGGTCAAGGTCACCGGCGGCGGCACGATCGAGCTGGGCTCGCGCGAGGACGTCCCGGACCAGCCGTGCACCTCCGGCGGCTGGGAGATCGGGCCCGACGGGTCCCACGTGCTGATGAGCTCGGGCCCGCGCTGCCTGGCGGCCGACACCGAGCTGCACGGCGAGTTCCAGTTGAAGAACTCGGCACGGCTGACGGTTGCGAACATCGACGGCGCGGACGCCGACTTCGACCTCCAGGGCGGAACGCTGAACGTCACCGACACGTCGACCCCGACGACGCTGCGCAGCCTGCACGTCAACGGAGGGACGCTCACCGGCGACGGCGAGGTCGACGTCCAGGGATTGTTCGCATGGACGGCCGGGACGATGTCGGGGCTCGGCTCCACGGTCGTCGAAAACGGGGCCTCAGGGCAGGTCGACACCGGCCCGGACAGCGGTTCGGTCCTGCTCGACCAGCGCACGCTGACGCTGAACGGCACGACGACCTTCCCGCAGGGCACGGTCCGCACGGGCAACGGCGCGACGATCCGCAACGGCGGCACACTCACCGTCAACTCCCAGAACGATTGGTTCGGCGGCGTCTTCCACGACAACGGCGGAAGTGCGCCGTCCAAGTTCCTCAACTTGGCCGGCGGGACGCTGCGCAAGCTCACGGGTACCGGGACAACTGGCATCGACATCGCGTTCGACAACCAGGGCGCGGTTGACGCAGAGACTGGTGGCCTGCGCTTCTCGCGCGGCGGCGTGCCGGTGTCTCTGCCACCCGTCATCGACGACCCGATCCTCTGCCCGCAGCCGCGCAACCCGCAGTACGGCAGCTGGACGACCAGCACGGGCGGCGGCGCCGAGATCGACCTCTCCGGTCCCGACTGCTTCGTCCTCGGCGGCGGAACGGTCATGACCGGCACGATCCACAACACCGGCGCGACGATCCTCGCCGGATCCATCCAGGGCCTGGGGGCGACCTTCTACCACGAGGGCGGCAAGCTGTCGTTCGAGGATCGGAACATCCCGTCCGTGCTCGGGACGCTGCACCTCTCGGCCAACATGGAAGGCCCCGGCGAGGTTGACATCTGCGACCAGTTCACGTGGCAGGGCGGCGTGATGAGCGGTACCGGCGCGACCGTGATCTGCCCTGGCGCGAGCGGAGACTTCACTCCGCCTTTCGGTGACCTCCAGCTCCAGCGAGCGTTGATCAACTCCGGGTCGCTGACCTGGGGCGCTGGCGGGTTCGCGATGCGGGAGGGAGCACTCTTCTACAACGAAGGCACCTTCCACGCCAACGGTGAGACGGGAACGCTGTACGGCGACGCAAGCGGTCTCATCGACAACGTCGGAACGATCGTCAAGGATTCAGGCAACGGCACGACGACGATCGACCAGCACATCGACAACCCGGGAACGGTCCAACGAGCCACCGGGACGTTGATCAACGAAGGCCAGACCTGTCAGGCGAACAACTCGGGGACCGGCGAGGGCGATCAGTCCGGTGGAGGCAGCGACCCGCAACCGGAGCCATCCGCGTTCCCGCCGGACCCGGCGGATGGAGCGCAACGTCCTGGCCCAGAATGGGAGTGGCACGGAAAGGAGCCCGAGGGCGGCGACAAGGGTGCCTGGGTCAATCCCGACACTGACGAGGTCTGGCACCCGGACCTCGGGCATGCCGAGCCGATTGGCGGCCATTGGGACTTCGGGTACAAAGGCGGTGACTACTGGCGCTGGACGCCTGATGGCGGGTTCTCGCCGAAGCAATCAGCCTGCGCATAACGAACATGAACCGACGGAACGAGGACACGAACGACATGCAGTTGCGCGAAGTGTCGCAGGCGGTGTTCGACCAAGTCCGGGAGGCGCTCTGGAAAGCCAATGCCTTCGAAGCTCCGCTACGCGCCGTCCTGACGGCCGACCAGTGGGACTTGCGAGCGTTGGCCGGTGCCGAGGTTCCCGCTGAGCGCCTGGACGACATCCGGATGGGGTGGCTCGAGCCGGGCGGTCCCGGGCCGCGCGATATCGCGGAGGTGATCGTTGGTGAGATGCGTCGGGCGGGAGGCGCCGGGCTCATCTCCATCGACGTGCTCAGCAAGCCGGACGATGCACGCCTGGAGGAGGGCGGAGTCCCATTCGCTCGCGTCGCCGGGGACACGGTCGCCTACCTCTCGGGCGAGACTGAGATCGGGCCGGTCGAAGCCGCTTGGCGCATGACCGCCTCCCCCGTCGGACACGTAGCCCTCGTGACCACCTATCGGCTGCCCGAACGCGAGGATCCGGACTACGACGTCATCGCTGCGGTGGCGGCGACGACGACGGTGATCCTCGACGCGTACGACGGCGACGGCGCAGTGGTGCTTACGCGACGGCTCGCATGAGTTCGTGCGGCCGCTGGTGGTCGCGAGGATGATTGGAGCGCTGGACCGCCGGCCACCCGATCTGTTGCTCCCGTGCCGGATCGCCGGTGTCGGGCCGCAGCGGGACGCTGTCGCAGTGGCTACGCGACGACCCGGATCTCGATCCCACCGGGGTGTAAAGCCCGGGTTTGACCCCGTCGCTCCCGCTTTTCCACATCGCCGTCCCTTCTGAGGCCGCGTCGGGCGCAAGCCCGCGCAGGCCGATCCGTCCGCTGACGCCAGGCGCCCGCCCGCGCGAGTGCCCACGGCGATTGTCGCCCGCAGCGTCGCGGCCGCCCGACAGTCATGTTGGTCGCAACCCGCGCCGGTCCTGGCCGGTCCGCAGCGCGGCCGGCCAGGACCTCGAGCTCATCGGAGGTCGAACCGGTCCAGGTTCATCACCTTGGCCTAGGGGGCGACGAAGTCGCGGAGGACTTCTCCTGCGCGTCGTCGGTTGCGTAGACCTCCGCGGCGCGCGCAGCCCGGAGGCCGAGTCGAACACGAGGTCGACGTGGCTGCCGATCCAGCGGCCCTCGCCGGCGGCGTCGGAGCCGTCGAACGTCGTGCCGTCCGTGGACAGCGCCTTCCGTCGGATCCGTGTCGTCCTGTGCCGGAGCCCGCTCGTCAGTCGCCGGCTGTCGTCAGCGCGTCCGCGCCGACCGCGAGGTCGGTGAGGTAGTCGTCGACGCGGTCAGCGTCCTCGCGGCCGTACCCGCAGAAGTGCGCGACCCCGAAGTCACTCAGGTGCGCGCTCGCGAGCTCGCTGCGTCGGCGCAGCGCGTCGGCGCCGTCGCGGCACTCGAGCCCGAGGAAGACCTTCGGACCGCGTGTCAAGTCGCGCAGTGGTGTGAAGTAGGCCTCCTGCGCGTCGTCCATCACCGGGAGATGCAGGAAGTCGACGCGGCGGGGCGTGCTCGCGATCAGCCGGTTGGCGACGTCGACGACGAGGCTCAAGTCCTCCTGCGGGCAGGTCGGCCAACTGGGGAACGCGCCGAGGCAGACGTGGTAGCCGAGCGCCACTCCCGCGGGCAGGCCTTCCGAGAGCGGCGCGATGTAGCCGGCGTCGGTGTGCTGGCGGATCCGCTCCTGCTGAGGGCGCCCGTCGGCGTCGCTGCCCCAGACGCCGCAGATGTCCGCGAACTCGGTGCAGTAGTCGAGCTGGATGACGAGGTCCTCGACGGGGATGTGCTCGAGGATCGCGTCGTAGCCGCGGCGCATCGCGCGCGTCCAGGCGTCGAACAGCATCGGCCAGCGCTCGACGTCGACGAAGTGGGAGACGACCGCCGCGTGCGGGGTCGGCAGCGAGACCTGGAAGCGCGCGCCCGCTGGGATCTCGCCGGCGTCGCGCAACCGCGTGAACGTGCTGTAGGACTCGATCGCGCACGCGGCGTAGGGGTAGAGCTCGTCGAACGACACCTCCGTGACGCCCGCGCGCACGCCGTAGGTGCCGAACGGCAGGTGCGTGTCGGGCAGCGGCTCGAGATCTGAGTGCTTCGAGTACACAAGCTCCCCGAGCGCTCCAATCCACATCTGGCGCGGGCCGAGCTCACCGTCCGGGAACGCGAAGGCGCGCTCGCCGACGATCCGCGCGCAGAGGCGGAACACGTGCTCGACACTGTGGCCGGGGACACTGCCGACCAACAGCACGTCGCCGGTGGATGCTGCGCTCACGTCGCCTCCTCGATTGACCGAGCGAGGCTACGGTCGCCGGATGGGGGCCGGCAAATACAGATCGCGCTGCAACCCGATAGCCGCGGGGATATCGGCGGGAGGGCCGGCTGCAAACATGGCGCAGGGCACGCCATGAGCAGCACTACTATTTAGTCAGGATCAAGCATAGAAAAGCAAGAGCATGGCGACTGCGGTCGTCTCTCCGGGCGAGGTGGGTGGGTCGCGCTCCCCACCGCACGATGGCGGTGGAGACCGCTCCGGTTGTTGCGCTGCGTCAGCTCTCAGAGCCGTTGCGGCTCGCGCTCCGAGGCTCGGCGCCGTCCGGCGCTCAGTCCTCGCCGGAGGCGATGCGGTGCAGCTCGGCCGGGTTCGCGATCAGCACGCCGTCGTCGATGCGCATGAGGAGGCCCGCGGTCTGCAGGCGCTTCATCTCACGCGAGACGACCTCGCGCACCGAGCCGATCGCATCGGCGATGTGCTGGTGGCGGACGTGGACGACGAGACCGGCCGGTTCACGCTGTGCGAGATCGAGGAGGTGCCGAGCGATGCGCGATCGGATCGGCAGGAAGATGTCGGCGCTGAGCGTCTCGTTGCCGTTCGAGACCTGCTGGGCCAGGTAGCGTGCGGTCGCCCATGCGAGCGCGGCGTCTCTGGACGCCATGGCCTTGAAGCGCTCCGTAGGGAGGCGGACGAGAAGCGTGTCGGTGACCGCGCTGACCATGATCGGCATCGTCTCGGCGAGCAGCGGCGGGAGCCCGACGATCTCGCCCTCGGCCGCGTAGCGGGCCGTCGCCTGCCTGCCGTCGCGGCTGTGCACGAAGGCCCGCACGAGCCCGGCGACGACGAGGACGACCGCCTGGTCGTTGGGGTTGCCGCCGCGCAGGACGACGCTCCCCGCCGGTGTCGACTCGACGCGCGTCCCTTCGAGCAGACGCGCCGACACCTCGGGCATGTCGGCGAGAAACGATTGCGCCCAAGCCCGCCGCACCGCGTCTTCGACGCCAGCCATCGCCGGAGCTCTCATCGTCCGGCGAGCGTAGCAAGCGCTGGACGGCGCTTCGACGGGGACAATTGTCACCGCGGTGCGGTGGGGGTTCGCATTTGATCTGGCGCATGGTCAATGCATCAGACGTGCCTCCCACGGCGGCCTCGCACGCGCCGACCGTCGCGATCGTCGGCGGCGGGATCGGCGGCCTGACGGCGGCGCTGGCGCTGCTGCGCGCTGGGATTCGCCCGCACGTGTACGAGCAGTCCCCGGCGTTCGGCGAGGTCGGCGCGGGCATCCAGCTCGCGCCCAACGCGGTGCGCCTGCTCGATCGCCTCGGGTTCGCCGAGGAGCTGCGTGATCGCGCGGTGCGGCCGGCGAGAGCGATCGAGTACCGGCGCTGGTCCGACGGACGGCTGCTGGGATTCCAGTCGAGCGACCTCGAGCACGAGGAGCGCTACGGCGCCTCCTACGTCGTGATCCACCGCGCGCACCTCCTCGAGCTCTTGCTCGCCGCGCTGCCGAAGGACCTGCTCCACGCCGGGCACCGCTGCGTCGGCG contains:
- a CDS encoding polymorphic toxin type 37 domain-containing protein, with the translated sequence MFSPVAGSGTSSAAMRRHDVHTMVRAAACALMALLALAVALALLAASARADAPPVCTVTWDGGGSDSQWTTAQNWSGEALPTADDVVCLPTGAIVTIGGDASAGSIQGDGASLTIANGTLTVADVEHASAVATLAISGGVVSGAGDLHATTTFSWTGGALSGTGTTTVDDGATGTINPGGGSSTLSLSGRTLTNRGSVTFAEGGLSATSGAIIRNAGTLTLDTEADTFGAAVRDGGGSPKPQLTNAAGATLRKTAGAGTTRLTIAVDNEGAIDAQSGRLDFAGGGGPSTTGTWEASGIGTAIVFSGGDHMLGAGTQLGGAILLTSGSVTAPDAQIDGDLTITGGTLSLTGSRTSTTNAYTQSGGTLTGDGELDVAGAVAITGGVMSGAGSTILQPTSTGAIDTGDTFNALALDQRTFSVRGALTLASGLIRAFNGATVRTSGTLTLNSQNDFWGVQLYDGGGSPRPQLINTGTIVKSAGTGVSTIGLATDSSGTIQARSGSIRFLQSDVATTFEDGAVLKGSILLSGANVTAGDVDATAAQLALSNGSLAVDAGKTLTAGTLSQSGGTLTGAGDARVAETLAWTGGQMTGSGTTTVTAGADATITPGESSSSVALDQRALDNHGTLTLVNGTLRGVNGAALRNHATLKLNSQTDWFGAQLHDGGGSPHPQLINTGTVVKDAGTGTTGIGWEVDNRGTIDADAGRLAFPSSAAAVTLQDGSAIAGALTFNGASITAVGAVHGHEASVRLENGAIAAAAGAVLALGSLTQPGGTLTGAGQVQVDDALTWTGGQMTGTGSTILQPDGNGTIDAGPSSNSVALDARTLSNRGGLTFASGTLRALNAATLRNSGTLTLNSENDWFGSQVYDSGGDDSSLINTATGTLRKTGGSGSTRVNIPFDNEGAVDAQSGRLDFGGGGGPSTAGTWSATGAGTSVQFSGGAFTLGADAQGAGALRVTDGSVTAPDLQLEGGLTVTGGTLALTDDGTTSHARALTQSGGTIDGAGTLALSTTLSWTGGQMTGAGETALGSAGIGTIAAGGGSAWVALEQRTLRNAGDLTFTSGTLRALNGATVRNEGALNFNSENDWFGQQLYDAGGVARPRLVNAASGTVRKTAGGGTTSFGVATESDGTIDAQTGQFRFNQSNAPVSFDDGSTLAGTITIANAPVTVGDVHGEQADVRLDDGTLSARSGAHAVLGTLRQNGGAITGAGDVAVSGLAQLDGGQQTGTGTTTIGPDATGTIAPGTGSAWIAIDQRTLSIEGAIEHVNGTIRMLNGGGVDVAGTLTENSQADWFGPSVYDSGGALSHVLVKPGGLLQKSAGTGTSGIGVPTQNEGKVKVTGGGTIELGSREDVPDQPCTSGGWEIGPDGSHVLMSSGPRCLAADTELHGEFQLKNSARLTVANIDGADADFDLQGGTLNVTDTSTPTTLRSLHVNGGTLTGDGEVDVQGLFAWTAGTMSGLGSTVVENGASGQVDTGPDSGSVLLDQRTLTLNGTTTFPQGTVRTGNGATIRNGGTLTVNSQNDWFGGVFHDNGGSAPSKFLNLAGGTLRKLTGTGTTGIDIAFDNQGAVDAETGGLRFSRGGVPVSLPPVIDDPILCPQPRNPQYGSWTTSTGGGAEIDLSGPDCFVLGGGTVMTGTIHNTGATILAGSIQGLGATFYHEGGKLSFEDRNIPSVLGTLHLSANMEGPGEVDICDQFTWQGGVMSGTGATVICPGASGDFTPPFGDLQLQRALINSGSLTWGAGGFAMREGALFYNEGTFHANGETGTLYGDASGLIDNVGTIVKDSGNGTTTIDQHIDNPGTVQRATGTLINEGQTCQANNSGTGEGDQSGGGSDPQPEPSAFPPDPADGAQRPGPEWEWHGKEPEGGDKGAWVNPDTDEVWHPDLGHAEPIGGHWDFGYKGGDYWRWTPDGGFSPKQSACA
- a CDS encoding Crp/Fnr family transcriptional regulator: MPEVSARLLEGTRVESTPAGSVVLRGGNPNDQAVVLVVAGLVRAFVHSRDGRQATARYAAEGEIVGLPPLLAETMPIMVSAVTDTLLVRLPTERFKAMASRDAALAWATARYLAQQVSNGNETLSADIFLPIRSRIARHLLDLAQREPAGLVVHVRHQHIADAIGSVREVVSREMKRLQTAGLLMRIDDGVLIANPAELHRIASGED
- a CDS encoding cytochrome P450, coding for MVGDYKIERGISTPFPPGDTRFSMVRTTQFTRDPLTLLLKAYDKYGPVFTQRVFHQNIVFVLGPEANHHLLVSNAANYEWRTGHYGDLMPLLGDGMLAIDGAFHRLSRKAMLPMFHKERIHQSIILMNEEVDKALDQWHDGQELDLYHWTRELALRIAMRALFGLDPDAAKHRHGINPADEFENALAFWSKDYIFQVLRGPGSPWRRMRTAAKRLDSVIYAEINRRRAAGDLGDDLLGLLLATTQDDDGKLLLTDRNIRDEVMTLLFAGHDTTTSTVAFLFYELSRHPSLADQPDFDLDAALEETLRLYPPAWIGPRRSIEEATVAGVKIPARVPVEYSSWVSHHLPDVWEDPFTFDPNRFTPTNRDKIPKGAYVPFGGGSRTCIGMRFGQAEIHVIASKILSRFRLEVQPGYALTVRQMPTIGPRDGLPVTVRTAQQPAAGIGGDGLSDPIAA